The region TCGCCGGGCAGGAAATAGGCGATGTCGGTGATCGCGCCGACCGGGTCGTCGACCCAGTGCGCGTGCACCCGGTCGCCGGTGTTGATGGCGTCGGCAGAGGCGACGTCGACCGCGTGCAACATCGGGGTGTCTGCGCCGTCCAGCTTGATCAACGCCCAGGCGAACGGTCGATCCAGTGGTTGGCCCTGAAGCGGAGTCGACTGCCATGTCCACGACAGCACCGTCCCGACGCTGCTCACCGGTACGATCTCGGTCAATTGTTCGTACGTGATCGGGTCGTACTCTGCAGGCGGCACGTGCACTCGCCCATCCGAACCGCGAACACCGACGATCCGCCGTCCGCGCAGGGCGGTGAAGAACTGGCTAAGGAGTGGGCCGACTGAACGGGTGTAGTCGAATGAGAGCTTCAGTGGCGCCGAGAGTGGCCGCTCATGCTCGTCGATCTGCACCGGGCTGCTTTGGCTGGTGGTCACGGATTCGAGTAGAACAGGTTCTAATAATAGTTTCAACCATGGGTCGAGTGGCGAGCAAATGAAGCTGGGTCTGCAACTCGGATATTGGGGCGCGCAGCCGCCGGACAACCACGCCGAGCTGGTGGCGGCGGCCGAGGACGCGGGCTTCGACACCGTGTTCACCGCGGAGGCCTGGGGCTCGGACGCCTACACCCCGCTCGCTTGGTGGGGTCGGGAAACCAAGCGGATGCGGCTCGGCACCTCGGTCATCCAGTTGTCGGCACGGACCCCGACCGCGTGCGCAATGGCGGCGCTGACCCTCGACCATCTGTCCGGCGGGCGCCACATCCTCGGGCTCGGAGTGTCGGGGCCACAGGTCGTGGAGGGCTGGTACGGCGCGAAGTTCCCCAAGCCGCTGGCTCGCACCCGCGAGTACATCGACATCCTGCGGCAGGTGTGGGCACGCGAGGCCCCGGTGCACAGCGACGGCCCGCACTACCCGCTGCCGCTGACCGGCGAGGGCACCACCGGCCTCGGCAAGAACCTCAAACCGATCACGCATCCGCTGCGCGCGGACATCCCGGTGATGCTGGGAGCCGAGGGCCCGAAGAACGTCGCGCTGGCCGCCGAGATCTGTGACGGCTGGCTGCCGATCTTCTACTCTCCCCGGATCGCAAGCATGTACAACGAGTGGCTCGACGAGGGCTTCGCCCGGCCGGGGGCACGCCGGACCAGGGAGACGTTCGAGATCTGCGCGACCGCACAGGTAGTGGTGACCGACGATCGGCCCGCGGTCATGGAGTTGATGAAGCCGCACCTGGCGCTCTACATGGGCGGCATGGGGGCTGAGGACACCAACTTCCACGCCGACGTCTACCGCCGGATGGGCTACGCCGAGGTGGTCGACGACGTGACTCGCCATTTCCGTTCGGGCCGCCCCGACGGCAAAGACGAAGCAGCCAAGATCATCCCCGACGAACTCGTCGATGATTCGGCGATCGTCGGTGACCTCCCCTACGTGCAGCAGCAGATCAAGGCCTGGGAGGCCGCCGGTGTCACGATGATGGTCGTCGGCGCCCGCTCCCCCGAGCAGATCCGCGACCTCGCCGGACTGGTGTAGACACTTCTTGCTACTTGTCTAGAACGCGTTCTAGATTGGCCGAATGACTGCTTCAGGGTCGTCGCAGCACACCATCGCAGGCACCGTGCTCACCATGCCGGTGAAGATCCGCAAGGCCAGCCAGCACAACGCGATGTTCGCCGTCGATGCGGACGCCGCACAGCGGTTGATCGACTACAGCGGTCTTCAGGTGTACCGGCCTGTTCGCGGCCGCGCTATTGCGACGCTGATTCTGACGCACTTCATCGACGGTGACCTCGGGCCGTACTACGAGTACAGCACGTGCGTGATGGTCAAGCCGCCCCGCGGCGATGCACCCGCACTGCAATCGGCCTTCGTCGCGCATATGTTCGTGGATCAAGCGTTCACATTGGAAGCCGGCCGGACAATCTGGGGCTTCCCGAAAGTCATGGCCGACTTCACTATTCGCGATGGCAAGCAGTTCGGCTTCGACGCCAGCATCGACGGCCAGTTCGTGATCGGGATGGAGTTCAACCGGGGACTAACGGTGCCGTCGGCCCTCATGCCGGGGTCGCAGGAGTTGCGCGCGTACTCCTGCCTGGACGGGCTGACACGAGAAAGCCCCTATCAGGTTTCGTTTCAGGGCGTGCGCTATCGAATCGGCGGCGCGCGGGTGCGGTTAGGCGAGCACTCCTACGCGAAGGAGCTGGCCTCGCTGGGCTTCCCGAAACGCGCGTTGGTCTCGAGTTCGGCGGACAACGTGGAGATGTCGTTCGTGGACGCGCAGGAGGTTCGACGATGACCAAGCCCGATGTGGATCTGGCCGATGGCTCTTTTTACGCGGACCGGCCCCGCGAGGCGTACCGCTGGATGCGGGCCAACGAGCCGGTGTTCCGGGATCGCAACGGGTTGGCCGCCGCGACGACTTACCAGGCGGTGATCGATGCCGAGCGCAATCCCGAGTTGTTCTCGAATGCGGGCGGCATCCGCCCCGATCAAGATCCGCTGCCGATGATGATCGACATGGACGATCCGGCACATCTGTTGCGCCGCAAGCTCGTCAACGCCGGCTTCACCCGAAAGCGGTTGAAGGTCCAGAGCGACTCCATCGGCGTGCTGTGCGACTGGCTCATCGACGCGGTCTGCGAACGCGGCGAATGCGATTTCGTCCGAGACATCGCCGCACCCCTGCCCATGGCGGTCATCGGCGACATGCTCGGGGTGCTGCCCGACGAGCGGGAGATGTTCCTGAAGTGGTCCGACGAGATGATGGTCGGACTCAGTTCCACTGTCTCCGAAGCCGATATGCAGGTCACCCTCGACGCCTTCATCGCCTACAACGACTACACCCGCAACAAGATCGAACAGCGACGCGCCCAGCCCACCGACGACTTGATCAGTGTCCTGGTGCACGCGGAGGTCGACGGTGAACGACTGTCCGACGACGACATCCTGCAGGAGAGCCTGCTGATCCTCGTTGGTGGCGACGAGACGACCCGTCACACGATCTCAGGTGGAACCGAGCAGCTGATTCGGCATCCCGACCAGTGGGACCTGCTGCGGGCCGATCCCGACTTGGTTCCCACCGCAATCGAGGAGATGCTGCGCTGGACGTCGCCGTTGAAGAACATGTGTCGCACGCTCACTGCCGACACCGAGTTCCACGGTACGGAACTGCGTAAGGGTGAGAAGATGATGCTGATGTTCGAGTCGGCGAACTTCGATGAAGCAGTCTTCGGCGATCCCGACACCTTCAACGTTCAGCGAGATCCGAACAGCCACTTGGCGTTTGGCTTCGGTACGCATTTCTGTCTCGGTAACCAGCTGGCCCGAATCGAGCTGGTCAACATGACGCGTCGGGTCCTGCAGCGGCTGCCGGACCTGCAACTCGCCGACGACGCGGACCTTCCGCTGCGACCGGCGAACTTCGTCAGCGGCCTGGAGTCGATGCCGGTGACCTTCACCCCCACCAAACGGGTGCTCGGGGGCTAGCGAGGTCCGTCACAGGCAGCGGCCATCGGTCGTCGGACGTGCCTACACTGCGGTCATGGCCGGGCTGCTGCAGATCGAGGACTGCCTCGACGTTCACGGCGATATCGCGCTTCCGCCCGGAGTCACGTTGATATCGCTCATCGACCGCAACATCGACAACGTCGGCGACTCGGTGGCCTACCGTTATCTGGACTTCACCCGCTCGGAGGCGGGACAGCCCAGCGAGATCACCTGGACCCAGCTCGGGGTCCGGTTACGGGCGATCGGCGCGCGCGTGCAGCAGGCCACCGTGCGCGGTGATCGGGTGGCGATCCTGGCGCCGCAGGGACTCGACTACGTCGCGGGCTTCTTCGCGGCGGTGAAGGCGGGAACCATTGCGGTGCCGTTGTTTGCCCCCGAGCTGCCCGGTCACGCGGAGCGTCTTCAAGTTGCGCTCGACGACGCCAGGCCCGCGCTGGTGCTCACCACCGCGGCAGCGAGGGGGCCGGTGGAAGAGTTCTTGGCGACCGTCCCCGCCGCCCGTCGGCCGCCCGTCATTGCGATCGACGAGATACCTGACTCCGCGGCGGACGCGTTCACCCCGATAGTCCTCGATGTCGCCGACGTCTCGCATCTGCAGTACACCGGCGGTGCCACGCGACCTCCCGTCGGCGTCGAAGTCACACACCGGGCGGTCGGAACCAACCTGATCCAGATGATTCTGTCGATCGACCTGTTGGACCGAAACACCCACGGCGTCAGTTGGTTACCGCTCTACCACGACATGGGGCTGTCCATGATCGGCTTCCCCGCGGTGTACGGCGGCCACTCGACGCTGATGGCGCCCACTGCGTTTCTGCGTAGGCCGCAGCGGTGGATCAGGGCGCTGTCCGCAGGTTCTCGCAACGGTCGCGTCGTCACCGCCGCACCCAACTTCGCCTACGAGTGGGCCGCCCAGCGCGGCGTACCGCAGGCCGGTGACGACGTCGACCTGAGCAACGTCGTGATGATCATCGGGTCCGAACCGGTGAGCATGGACGCCGTCGAAGCGTTCAGTAACGCGTTCGCGCCCTTTGGTTTACCGCGAACGGCGATCAAACCGTCCTACGGGATCGCCGAGGCGACGCTGTTCGTCTCGACCATCGCACCGGCGGCGCAGGCAGGCGTCAGCTACTTCGACCGGCGGCGGTTGGCCCACGGCGAAGCGGTGCGCACCAGTGCTGACAGTCCCGACGCGATGGCTCATGTGGCGTGCGGTCAGGTGGCACGCAGCCAGCGCGCTGTCATCGTCGACCCCTGCGCCGGTGCCGAGTTGCCCGAGGGGCGCGTCGGCGAAATCTGGCTGCAGGGCGACAACGTCTGCCGGGGTTACTGGGGCAGGCCCGAAGAAAGCCGCCGCACGTTTGAGGCGAAATTGCCGACCCGGCCAGGTAATTGGCTTCGTACCGGCGATCTTGGCGTGTACCTCAACGGCGAACTGTACGTGACCGGCAGAATCGCGGACCTCATCACCGTCGACGGTGCGCAGCATTATCCGCAGGACATCGAGGCCACCACGGCCGAGGCATCATCGATGGTGCGGCGAGGTTACGTCGCCGCGTTCACCGACGACCAGCAGCGCCTGGTGATCATCGCCGAGCGGGCGGCGGGCACCGCCCGCGAGGATCCCGCACCGGCGATCGACGCGATCCGTAAGTTGGTGGCGCACAAACACGGCCTGCCGGTGTTCGAGGTCCGCTTCGTGCCCGCAGGCGCCATCCCGCGCACCACCAGCGGCAAGCTCGCCCGGTGGGCCAGTCGCGCCCGCTATCTCAGTGGTGCAGAGCAATAGGCCCTGCGACTCTCGCGTTCTTCCGCGGCCGCAGAATCAGGCTCATCACCAGCGACACGGAGCCGATGCCGATGCAAATCCACAGCGCCAATTGGAAACTCGATGCCGTGCCCGAGCCGACGATCGGGCCGGCCCAGGCGAATCCGAGCGACGAGCCGATGCCGTAGGCCGCGTTGCTGATACCGGGCAGCGATCCGGGTTCGTCCTCGGGGGCCTGCACCACGCCCAGGATCCCCATCGCGGTCATCGCCATTCCGAAGTATGTGACGCCCAGCAGCGCCACGAAGATCGCGAGCAGCGCCAAGCTGTGCGCGAAGAGCGCCAGCAGCACCATCACGACCAATGCGCTGACCATACCGACGCGCAGCAGCGTCACGAAACCGATGCGTACCGCCGTGCGCCCGGCCAACGGTGAGACGACCAACTGGATGAGGGCCGCGGGCGTGATGAACAGCAGCGCCGTCATCACGCCGCTCAAACCGAAACCGGAGTCCTTGTCCTCGGCGATGTACGGCACGATGAAGCCGAGTACCACCAGGAACGACCCCATGTTGAGGATGGTCAAGACGATCAGCGGCCACGCCTCGCGCGACCGGATCTGGTCGATGTTCACCAGCGGATGCGCCAACCGCTTCTCGACGACGACGAGTGCCACGAGCGCCACCATGGCGGCGATGATGAACCCGAGCGCGAGCGGCGACGTCCATCCCGAATTTCCGCCCGACGAGAAGAACAGGTTGATGCCCGCCACGCCCAGTGCGATCAAGGCGGCACCGGCCCAATCCATCCGGCCCGGCGCGACCCGGTCCGGTTCGTCGGCGGGCACCGACACCGCGCACAGCACGATGCCGAGTAGGCCCACGACGCCGATCAGGGCGAAAATCGACCGGTAGCCGAAGTTGTCCGACAGATAACCGCCGACCAGGCCGTCGACACCCGCGACCCCGCCCGACATCGCGGTGACCAGGCCGCTGCAGAATCCGAATGTCTTGCCGTCCAGGCGTTCTCGCATGATCAGGAACGCCAGCCCGAACGTCACGTTACTGACACCCTGTAGGAACCGGCCGATCAGCACGATCGGCAGCGACGTGCTGACGACGCACATCAGGCAGCCGATGAACAGCACGCCGAGTACACCGAAGATCATCCGTTTGCGTCCGACGAAATCGCTCCACCGGACCAGCACCACGTTGCCGACTGCACCCGCGAGATAGAAGTACGTAGACATCGCCGCGAACGCGCCGTCGCCGAGTTCGGTTTCGATGTCGCGGATCGCGGGAGCGAGCATGGTCGCGTTGAGTTGGAACGACATCACCGCAACGAGCAACGCTGCGACCATGAACGCAACGCGTTTGCCCGACAGGGGGACCATCGGGATGACTGTAGTGGCGCTTGCCCTACTTCATCTTGAAGTTCGGCGCACGTTTCTCCTTGAACGCCAAGGGCCCTTCCTTGGCGTCGTCGGACAGAAACACCTCGATACCGATCTTGGTGTCGATCTTGAACGCCTCGTTCTCGTGCAGACCCTCGGTTTCGTGGATGGTCCGCAGGATCGCCTGTACGGCGAGCGGCCCGTTGTTGTTGATCACCTCGGCGATCTCCAGCGCCTTGTCCAGCGCCGTGCCGTCGGGCACCACGTAGCCGATCAAGCCCATCTCCTTGGCCTCGGCGGCGGTGATGTGCCTGCCGGTCAGCAGCAGATCGCACGCGACGGTGTAGGGAATCTGGCGCACCAGTCGAACCGCTGAGCCGCCCATCGGGTACAGGCTCCACTTGGCCTCGGAGATGCCGAACTTGGCGCTGTCGCCGGCGACCCGGATGTCGGTGCCCTGCAGGATCTCGGTGCCGCCCGCGATCGCCGGGCCTTCGACCGCGGCGATCAGCGGCTTGGTCAGCCGTCGACCTTTGAGCAGGGCGTCGATGCGCGACGGGTCGTAGCTGCCGTCCTTGAACGAGTCGCCCGGCGGCTTGGCCGTCGCGGCCTTCAGGTCCATGCCGGCGCAGAAGTAGCCGCCCGCGCCGGTCAGGATGCAGGAACGGATTTCCGGATCGTTGTCGACGCGGTCCCAGGCCTCGACCATGATCGAGAGCATCTCGGTGGAAAGCGCGTTGCGCGCCTCGGGCCGGTTCAGCGTCAGGATCAACGTGTGTCCGCGCTGCTCAATGAGGGCGTCGGGACCCTTTTCGGGTTGGCTCACGGGCGTCCGCCTTCCTGCGTCGATGCCACAGACTTGAATGAAAATGTAACACGTTCTAGTTTAGGTCTCGTGGCCCTGAACATTGCCGACCTCGCCGAGCACGCCATCGACGCTGTGCCTGACCGTGTCGCCCTGATCTGCGGTGACGAACAGATCACCTACGCCCAGTTGGAGGAGAAGGCCAACCGGTTGGCTCACTACCTCGTCGACCAGGGCGTGCGGAAGGACGACAAGGTCGGTCTGTATTGCCGCAACCGCATCGAGATCGTGATCGCGATGCTTGGCATCGTGAAGGCCGGCGCCATTCTGGTCAACGTCAACTTCCGCTATGTCGAGGGCGAACTGAAGTATCTGTTCGAGAACTCCGACATGGTCGCGGTCGTGCACGAGCGCCGGTACGCGGACCGGGTGGCCAACGTGCTGCCCGAGACGCCGAACGTGAAGACCGTCCTGGTGGTCGAGGACGGTAGTGACGACGACTTCGAGCGCTACGGCGGTGTGGAGTTCTACACGGCCCTGGAGCAGGGCTCGCCGGAGCGCGACTTCGGTGAGCGCAGCGCCGACGACATCTACCTGCTG is a window of Mycobacterium sp. 3519A DNA encoding:
- a CDS encoding fatty acyl-AMP ligase; translated protein: MAGLLQIEDCLDVHGDIALPPGVTLISLIDRNIDNVGDSVAYRYLDFTRSEAGQPSEITWTQLGVRLRAIGARVQQATVRGDRVAILAPQGLDYVAGFFAAVKAGTIAVPLFAPELPGHAERLQVALDDARPALVLTTAAARGPVEEFLATVPAARRPPVIAIDEIPDSAADAFTPIVLDVADVSHLQYTGGATRPPVGVEVTHRAVGTNLIQMILSIDLLDRNTHGVSWLPLYHDMGLSMIGFPAVYGGHSTLMAPTAFLRRPQRWIRALSAGSRNGRVVTAAPNFAYEWAAQRGVPQAGDDVDLSNVVMIIGSEPVSMDAVEAFSNAFAPFGLPRTAIKPSYGIAEATLFVSTIAPAAQAGVSYFDRRRLAHGEAVRTSADSPDAMAHVACGQVARSQRAVIVDPCAGAELPEGRVGEIWLQGDNVCRGYWGRPEESRRTFEAKLPTRPGNWLRTGDLGVYLNGELYVTGRIADLITVDGAQHYPQDIEATTAEASSMVRRGYVAAFTDDQQRLVIIAERAAGTAREDPAPAIDAIRKLVAHKHGLPVFEVRFVPAGAIPRTTSGKLARWASRARYLSGAEQ
- a CDS encoding acetoacetate decarboxylase family protein, which produces MTASGSSQHTIAGTVLTMPVKIRKASQHNAMFAVDADAAQRLIDYSGLQVYRPVRGRAIATLILTHFIDGDLGPYYEYSTCVMVKPPRGDAPALQSAFVAHMFVDQAFTLEAGRTIWGFPKVMADFTIRDGKQFGFDASIDGQFVIGMEFNRGLTVPSALMPGSQELRAYSCLDGLTRESPYQVSFQGVRYRIGGARVRLGEHSYAKELASLGFPKRALVSSSADNVEMSFVDAQEVRR
- a CDS encoding cytochrome P450, giving the protein MTKPDVDLADGSFYADRPREAYRWMRANEPVFRDRNGLAAATTYQAVIDAERNPELFSNAGGIRPDQDPLPMMIDMDDPAHLLRRKLVNAGFTRKRLKVQSDSIGVLCDWLIDAVCERGECDFVRDIAAPLPMAVIGDMLGVLPDEREMFLKWSDEMMVGLSSTVSEADMQVTLDAFIAYNDYTRNKIEQRRAQPTDDLISVLVHAEVDGERLSDDDILQESLLILVGGDETTRHTISGGTEQLIRHPDQWDLLRADPDLVPTAIEEMLRWTSPLKNMCRTLTADTEFHGTELRKGEKMMLMFESANFDEAVFGDPDTFNVQRDPNSHLAFGFGTHFCLGNQLARIELVNMTRRVLQRLPDLQLADDADLPLRPANFVSGLESMPVTFTPTKRVLGG
- a CDS encoding crotonase/enoyl-CoA hydratase family protein; this translates as MSQPEKGPDALIEQRGHTLILTLNRPEARNALSTEMLSIMVEAWDRVDNDPEIRSCILTGAGGYFCAGMDLKAATAKPPGDSFKDGSYDPSRIDALLKGRRLTKPLIAAVEGPAIAGGTEILQGTDIRVAGDSAKFGISEAKWSLYPMGGSAVRLVRQIPYTVACDLLLTGRHITAAEAKEMGLIGYVVPDGTALDKALEIAEVINNNGPLAVQAILRTIHETEGLHENEAFKIDTKIGIEVFLSDDAKEGPLAFKEKRAPNFKMK
- a CDS encoding LLM class F420-dependent oxidoreductase, with protein sequence MKLGLQLGYWGAQPPDNHAELVAAAEDAGFDTVFTAEAWGSDAYTPLAWWGRETKRMRLGTSVIQLSARTPTACAMAALTLDHLSGGRHILGLGVSGPQVVEGWYGAKFPKPLARTREYIDILRQVWAREAPVHSDGPHYPLPLTGEGTTGLGKNLKPITHPLRADIPVMLGAEGPKNVALAAEICDGWLPIFYSPRIASMYNEWLDEGFARPGARRTRETFEICATAQVVVTDDRPAVMELMKPHLALYMGGMGAEDTNFHADVYRRMGYAEVVDDVTRHFRSGRPDGKDEAAKIIPDELVDDSAIVGDLPYVQQQIKAWEAAGVTMMVVGARSPEQIRDLAGLV
- a CDS encoding MFS transporter, translating into MVPLSGKRVAFMVAALLVAVMSFQLNATMLAPAIRDIETELGDGAFAAMSTYFYLAGAVGNVVLVRWSDFVGRKRMIFGVLGVLFIGCLMCVVSTSLPIVLIGRFLQGVSNVTFGLAFLIMRERLDGKTFGFCSGLVTAMSGGVAGVDGLVGGYLSDNFGYRSIFALIGVVGLLGIVLCAVSVPADEPDRVAPGRMDWAGAALIALGVAGINLFFSSGGNSGWTSPLALGFIIAAMVALVALVVVEKRLAHPLVNIDQIRSREAWPLIVLTILNMGSFLVVLGFIVPYIAEDKDSGFGLSGVMTALLFITPAALIQLVVSPLAGRTAVRIGFVTLLRVGMVSALVVMVLLALFAHSLALLAIFVALLGVTYFGMAMTAMGILGVVQAPEDEPGSLPGISNAAYGIGSSLGFAWAGPIVGSGTASSFQLALWICIGIGSVSLVMSLILRPRKNARVAGPIALHH